ATGGCGAGTGCCCTAAGGTAAGTTTTTGGATTAAGGTAAAAGTCCCTCGGTGTCAATATGCTTAGAACTTCTCATGTCAGGAACTGGAATCTTTAAATCAAGACGTCCTAACAGTTTTAGGGCTTGCACAGGAATCCTAAGCACAGTCGGTACTAGGATTTGGGAATAAAAACTATTAGTTTGTTAAAAACTCTTTAAGTTGAGCCAACCTCCGACGAGCAGCTTTAGCTAGGTCAATAGACACTTTGTATCTCTTGTATCTTGCATTCCAGCAGCTATCGGATAGAAATCTGTAATTCGTGAGTGCAACGTTAAAATGAACTTTAACTAATTCATCGGTAACTGAGTGCTTATTTATTGTCCTAGATTCGTTTTTTAATCTGTAAGCAAAATAATCATCAAAGTTTTCCCATGTATCATCACCAATAGTTAAGGGGAATATCTCATGCTGGACGAAATGAAGAGCAGAATAAAAAGCAGTAGTAACTACCCAATCATTGTATTTTTCTGATTCTAGTAAAAAGTCACACGCACTTTCATTGTGTTCAGCATGTTCTTTTGTCATTACTTCTCTTGCGCGTGTTTTAATCTCAAACCATAACCATCTATCGTCACGCACTTCTCACTGAAGTCGTCCCCTATGTCACATAGTGATATATGTACTGAATAATAATCATTCTTGAAATTATCTTCAATTTTTGAAAGAACTGAATAAACCTCTAAAATGCGATCATCAAGGAATTCAGATTCAGGTATTGTGATAAGAATATTATAGATAGCCCAATCGGAAATTTTAAGGTAAGCTGAAATAGGGGAAAATCCAAGTCGTCTTATTTCATTAAATGCAGCATGAGTGACAGCAGATGAAGAAGTAACATTAGATTTTATTTTATCTATAATTAGCGCTCTCTCGTCCTTTACGCCATCTTTTCTTCCTTTCATGTAAGCATCAATAACATGATCACTTGAAAAGAATTTTTCGTTTTCTGGTGTGGCCTCCCATTCGTCGTGGTCTACGATGTCGAATATTTCAGCGGATTGTTTCATGTTTATGAGGAAATAAGGTAATCGTGTCATTAAGCTATCGACAACTTTGCACTAGTTACCAAATGTTGTAAAATGCATGCCAGCGAAAATACTTGCAACGTTTTTAAAACTGACCGCAAAGGTACGGGATTACGATTCAATATTCTAATAACGATAAAAACAATTACTCTACCTTATATTTTTTATCAAAACACGAAAATATTTATTATTAGTTGGTTTATAGCCAATTATGCCTATAAAAATATTTCCTAGTAGCTACAGATGTCCAACTACTTTCTACCGACTGTCTCGCAAAAATCCCTACCGAAGGAAAATTCTTTTTGGCATCCTCAACCAAATATCCTAGGTTTACCACGCTCAAATACAGTCGAACGAATGGCCTGGATCTTCTCTTTGGAGGTCAGGAGGTACTATTACTTTCTACGTCTACCGATTAACGGTGTCGTGGCTACCGTAATGGACATAGTACCATTGCCCGTTTGACTGGGTTGAGCAACGGCAAGCGCGGCACCGTTTATAGTTGCGCATCATGCTAACCTCTACATGCACGATGGCATTCTTTCAGGATCCCCAAAAGTACATTCGCACCAAAGAACAAGTTGTCGAAAACTTCCTCGGCACAGAATACGACCTGCTCGAAATTGAAAGACTCTTTACCGATATGGTAAAGCACTATGTGCATCCCAACAACGACTGGAACCTAAGTCCTTACAGAATTGCCGAAGTGTTAGAAAACAGTGAGGTGATCGAGGATTTGATCCGCGGACTGATCAGAGCCCAACAGCATTTGCAAAAGGATACTCTAAGACCTTAATGAGCTAGGGATAGCTCATATCTTTATTGAAATTATTTATTCAATTTTACATAAGTCATCATTCCCGCAGTCCCCATTACGGACATAGTATCGGCAGAGATAGTACCCGTGTAATTGAAGCCATTGCCGGCATATACGACGGTTTTTTCTTTAAAAGTGTAGGGAAGTGCCGCGGGGATTGACACCTCGCTCTTAAATTTTGAAGAAAATTCTACTTCCTTTCCGTTTTTGAATTTCAAATAATTGAACAGATCCGGATTAATGGTCCTTTGCCAGGTTGTGCCCACGAGTTCATTCGTTGGGTCGATCGTTAATTCCGGCTCCGTATTATCTTTTTTGGAACAAGAGACCGATAACAGTACGACGATGAGTAAAAGTAAGGCTGATTTCATGGCGCAAAATAGCTTGATTTTCAGCGGTCATCTATTTAAATTTCTCCTAAAAATCATCATCATGTCCGATCTGGGATTTATCGCGCCTTTTTTTATTGTGGCCGACCTTCGGGAATCGGTGGATTTTTATGTCGATAAATTGGGCTTCGAGGTGCTGTATATTACCGATGACGAGGATCCTTATTTCGCGATGCTGGGCCGTGGCCAAGTCTCCATCATGCTCAAAGCGAGCGGGCAACCCATACCTAATCATACCCGATATGAATGGGCGGTCTGGGATGCGCATATCAGTGCTGCCGACCCAGAGGCGTTATTTGCAGAGTTTAGCTCCAAAGGTGTAAATTTTAACCAGCCCCTCGAAGACAATACAGATAACCTCCGCGGATTTGCAGTCACGGATCCCAGCGGTTACCGTCTCTTTTTTGGACGGCCTAACGCCTGACATTCCCTTTCATTGCCAATTTGATAGCTTTCTCCCAGAACATACCCTATTACTATGCGTGTCATATTAATTGCACTGATGTTTTTAGGCTTTATTCCCCAGGTGCGTTGCCAGGATGGCTTTGTGAAGGGTTTTCCTCGGCTAGCATATTGGAAGCTGGGTGACAAACCACAAGTAATTATTGTCTTACATGGTGGCCCAGCCGTGCAGCACGAATATCTGCGTCCTGAGTTTGACCTACTAAATAAACATTGTTCTGTTATATATTACGACCAGCGTGGCTGTGGCCGTAGCCAACAAGACACAACCTACATTTGGGAGGAACATGTGAAGGATTTGAAACGGGTAATAAAAACTCTCTCTGCAAAAAACAAGGTGTTCCTGGCTGGCTCATCATGGGGAAGTACATTGGCTATGATTTATGCTTACAAACATCCGGAAGATGTGAAAGGTATTATCCTCTCCGGTACATACCACTGGGAAGGAATGAATCAGGTCTATCACAAAAAAACTTACCGCCAACCTGTCCGATCTCACAAGCAAATCGTGCGAGAATCCGGGATCTTACTTCGGCAAAACGTTGACCAATCAATTAGCGAGGAGCCACTTTCGATATTCAAGGAAATTGAAATGTACACGGATGCTCCTGCCTTTGAGACCCGAGATAGTTTTGTATCGGCGCCGACAATAGATAGTCTTCGGAGGGTCAATCTTCCCATTTTGCTTTTCAATGGCAGCAGGACCTGTCAGATAGATTGTGCTGATGAATACATGAATGTTTTTTCCAAGGCTGAATTGTATACCATTAAGGGAGCCTGTCACGACCCTTGGATGAGCGATCCGGAACTTTTTGCAGCGACCTGCAATCGTTTTATTTTGAAACACAAATAGTTACCCATTGAATCGTCTCATGTAAAGGCTCATTGTTTTGGTGGGCCTTTTTCCAATAGCGACGATATCATCAATTCCAATGTGCGGTGATTGGAGTTATCAATCCGAAAATCTTTGAAAATAATCTTTCCATCCTTGTCGATCAGAAAATTTTCAGGTTCACCATATACACCATAGTTTTTTTCAGCAAACGATGAGTTGCCGCGTAATGGAATAAACGAATATTTGTTATTTTTTATAAAAGGAAGTACATAACCATCTTGCGATGGAAATACATTAATTCCAAGATATACCAAACTGTCACCTTTGAATGAATCAACTACCGTCTGAAAATGCGGAAATTCCTCTTTACAAGGAGCGCAGCCCGGAAACCAGAACGTGAGCAGAATTACTTTGCCCTTTAGCGCATCCAACTTTAACTTGCCATCACTGGTATAAAGGCCCAGCTCAAATGGATATGCAGCAACAGCTTTGGTATTCCTGATAACTTCAATGTCCCTTACAACCTGCTCTTTATTCTTACCTATTTTCTTCCCGAAGGTTTCAAGTGCGCCATAAAGCGCATCAGTCGGTAACTTTGCGAATTTTACAGAAAGGCTGTCATAAGCACCTTTCACATCACCTGTTTTTTCTTGCAAGGACGCTTTTTTCAATGCTATAAAGTCATTTATGTAATTAAACCTGGGCAGTTGAATCTGATTAAGTTTACCAATGGCATCTTTATAGTTTTGATTCTGTTCCAACTGATCAATATTAATTAATGATTCAGCCACTTGTTTTCTGATCTTCCAATCACCCTCCCAATCCAGCTCATTAATCAATACTAAGGCTTTTTCAGGATCTGTTTGCAGATAGGCATCAGCTAATCCTACCATTCCGGATGCTGACCACTTAAATTTTTGTGGGGGATACAATTCACGGAGCAGTTCAAGATAGTGAATCTTGTCATTCAGATTGGTACTGCGCTCTCCCAACCAATATATAGCGGTTGCGCCAAGTTCATCTGCCGGAAAACGCTGTACAAAATCAAAGACTTTCTTCTTGTAAGTGTCCGGATCGCCATTCATAAAAGACCTAACGTAGCCGTACTCATATTTGGCATTTGAAGGATCCACTAACCCTGCCTTTCTGATATAATCAATTGACAAATCATCTTGTCCCCACCTAGCAGCATCTGCCGAAAGCATAGCCCATACTTTGGCATTATTAGGATCCATTGCAGCAGCTTTTAGCAAAAAATCTTTTGCTTGTGGCATCTCAGCATTATGATAATTTGTGCCAATTGCTAGCGGAATATTTACATTTCTCGGAAATTTTTTCATCCAGACTTCGTATTGCGCCAAAAGAGCCGGATTACTATAGCCCATCTCATACATGTATTTTCGGTGGGCTTTCAAGTCGTCTAAATTAGCTTCTACAACAATTAGGGCTTTTTTAATTTCCTCATCGGATCCGGGACCTAAGCGATTAGGTGTTTGGGCCAAAACCTGCACGCCAGTGCAGATTATTACCAGTAAAATTGCAAATCTCGCTTTCAAATCTCCCATCGTTGACATTGCTTTCGTTGAGTTCCAAATATATAAATTAATTATATATTTGGAATCGA
The genomic region above belongs to Dyadobacter pollutisoli and contains:
- a CDS encoding VOC family protein codes for the protein MSDLGFIAPFFIVADLRESVDFYVDKLGFEVLYITDDEDPYFAMLGRGQVSIMLKASGQPIPNHTRYEWAVWDAHISAADPEALFAEFSSKGVNFNQPLEDNTDNLRGFAVTDPSGYRLFFGRPNA
- a CDS encoding alpha/beta fold hydrolase yields the protein MRVILIALMFLGFIPQVRCQDGFVKGFPRLAYWKLGDKPQVIIVLHGGPAVQHEYLRPEFDLLNKHCSVIYYDQRGCGRSQQDTTYIWEEHVKDLKRVIKTLSAKNKVFLAGSSWGSTLAMIYAYKHPEDVKGIILSGTYHWEGMNQVYHKKTYRQPVRSHKQIVRESGILLRQNVDQSISEEPLSIFKEIEMYTDAPAFETRDSFVSAPTIDSLRRVNLPILLFNGSRTCQIDCADEYMNVFSKAELYTIKGACHDPWMSDPELFAATCNRFILKHK
- a CDS encoding redoxin domain-containing protein, giving the protein MSTMGDLKARFAILLVIICTGVQVLAQTPNRLGPGSDEEIKKALIVVEANLDDLKAHRKYMYEMGYSNPALLAQYEVWMKKFPRNVNIPLAIGTNYHNAEMPQAKDFLLKAAAMDPNNAKVWAMLSADAARWGQDDLSIDYIRKAGLVDPSNAKYEYGYVRSFMNGDPDTYKKKVFDFVQRFPADELGATAIYWLGERSTNLNDKIHYLELLRELYPPQKFKWSASGMVGLADAYLQTDPEKALVLINELDWEGDWKIRKQVAESLINIDQLEQNQNYKDAIGKLNQIQLPRFNYINDFIALKKASLQEKTGDVKGAYDSLSVKFAKLPTDALYGALETFGKKIGKNKEQVVRDIEVIRNTKAVAAYPFELGLYTSDGKLKLDALKGKVILLTFWFPGCAPCKEEFPHFQTVVDSFKGDSLVYLGINVFPSQDGYVLPFIKNNKYSFIPLRGNSSFAEKNYGVYGEPENFLIDKDGKIIFKDFRIDNSNHRTLELMISSLLEKGPPKQ